The sequence below is a genomic window from Clostridia bacterium.
AGGGATCAGGGGTGGGATTATGCCGTTGCGCCGAGGGGAGAAATACGATGCTATCCTAGAGGCAGCGCTTAAAGTCTTCGCTGAGGTGGGATTTCATCGGGCGCAGGTTTCTCGGATCGCCCGCGAAGCCGGCGTGGCTGATGGGACGGTTTACCTTTATTTTAAGAACAAGGAAGATATCCTCATATCCTTGTTCTCCGAGATGATGGGGCTTTTTGTAAGCCGGGTGGAGCGGTTTGTTAACGAGGCGGAAGGTTTCCCTGAGAAACTGCGCGCTCTTATTGCCGCTCATTTGCGGGTACTAGGGCAAGATGTGAATCGAGCCATCGTTACCCAAATCGAACTTCGTCAGCCCGATGCCAGCATCCGCTTGGGAATCTCCGAGCCTCTGCGCCAGTACTTTCGGGTAATTGAGAGAATAGTAATGGAAGGGCAGAAGGAGGGTTCAGTATCTGCTGCTATTGATCCC
It includes:
- a CDS encoding TetR/AcrR family transcriptional regulator produces the protein MPLRRGEKYDAILEAALKVFAEVGFHRAQVSRIAREAGVADGTVYLYFKNKEDILISLFSEMMGLFVSRVERFVNEAEGFPEKLRALIAAHLRVLGQDVNRAIVTQIELRQPDASIRLGISEPLRQYFRVIERIVMEGQKEGSVSAAIDPRVARKVIFGAIDEAVTCWVLSDRKYELESLIDPIFVILSGGLVQRK